ATTGAACGCATCAACCGTTTCCTGGCTAAAGTTTTAGTTGGAGGAAAATTTGAAATGGTCCATGTGAGGAATTCAGGCAGGTGTAGAGAAATATTGATTCCGGGTACAAAAATATTTCTGGAGAAAATTGGTAACCTGAGAAACCGAAAGACAAAATATTCGCTGATAAGTGCTTATAAGGGGACAAAACTGATAAATATTGATTCCCAAATTCCCAATGATTTAGTGAGTAATGCTTTAATGGAAAAGTCTTTACCGGGAATTGATGTTGGGAAA
This genomic window from Atribacterota bacterium contains:
- a CDS encoding DNA/RNA nuclease SfsA; this encodes MKYNEVVPAVFIERINRFLAKVLVGGKFEMVHVRNSGRCREILIPGTKIFLEKIGNLRNRKTKYSLISAYKGTKLINIDSQIPNDLVSNALMEKSLPGIDVGKDIKREVKYNNSRFDVMYHNHNSKGFIEVKGVTLEKNGIAL